In Jannaschia sp. W003, the genomic stretch GAAGCCGATCGCCAGGAGGCGCCCGCCGGGATTCATGGCGCGAAACGCGGCGCGGTGCGCCTCGCCCCCCACCGCGTCGTAGACCACGTCGGCGCCGCCGAGGGCGCGGATGCGCTCGCGCAGGTCGGGCGCCTCGGCGTCGATCGCGTGGTGCGCGCCGGCCTCGCGCGCCACCGCGAGCTTCGCCTCGCCGCGCGCGACCGCGACCACCTCGGCGCCCATGCGCGCGCCCAGCTCCACCGCCGTGAGGCCGACGCCGCCCGCCGCGCCGAGGACGACGAGCCGCTCGCCGGGTTGCAGCCGGGCCTTCCACTCCAGCGCGACGTGGGAGGTGGAGTAGGCGACCGTGAAGCCGGCGGCGATCTCGGAGGGCATCGCCTCGGGGACGGCCACGCAGGCCGCGGCCGGGAAGGTGCCGCGCTCGGCCAGCCCCCCCTGCCCCGCGAAGCACGCGACGCGGGTGCCGACGGCGGGGGCGTCCACGCCCTCGCCCAGCGCCTCGACGGTGCCGCAGACCTCGAGACCGGGCACGAAGGGCGGCTCGGGGGTGTCCTGGTAATTGCCGGCGATCATCAGGGTGTCGGCGAAGTTCAGGCCGCAGGCCTCGATCCGCAGCAGAACCTCGCCCCGTCCCGGGCGGGGATCGGGCGATTCGCGCAGCACGGGGGGGCGCCCCAGTTCGACGACGGCGTATTCGCGCATGGGGAGCGATCCTCCGGTTTCCGGCCTTGCGGCCCGGAATGCAGACCCGGCGCATTCTTGTCCATCGCGCGGGGCGAACGGCTCGCCGTTTCTTGACACGCCTTCCGCGAGAGGGGAAAACCGCGTGGCGGCGCGACTTCGGGCCTGCGCGCGCCCGCGCGGCGCCCTTTGCGCGAAGGCACGTTTGCGCCCGCCGGCCGCCGCTGTGCTTGCTCCGGCCGCCTCGCCGCCTCTACGCTCCGGCTGTCGGATCGTTCCCGCTATGGGTGAACGATGCGCGCCCCGCGGCGTTCTTTCCCCTTGGAGCGGCGCAACCGCTCGAAAGGAGCGTCGGACATGAAGCATCCCGTGGACATTCACGTCGGCAAGCGCATCCGCCATCGCAGGTGGATGGTGGGCATGACGCAGCAGCAGCTCGCCGAGAAGGTCGGCATCAAGTTCCAGCAGATCCAGAAGTACGAGACCGGCATGAACCGGGTCTCCTCGTCCCGCCTTTGGGAGATCGCCCAGACGCTGGAGGTGCCGATCGGGCACTTCTTCGAGGGCATCGACGGCGAGCGGGCCGAGACGCCCGACCAGGACTTCCTGTCGGACAAGGAGGCGATGGAGCTGATCCGCGCCTACTACGCGATGCCCGAGAACCAGCGCCGCCGTCTCTACGACCTCGCGCGCGCCCTCTCCGAGAGCGCCGCCTGACGGCCTGATCCCGCCATGGCCCGGCACATGCCCGGCCGCGGCGCGGTCCGCCCGGCCGCCCGCCGCGGTCCGTTGACCGCCATCGCCCCGCGTGCCACGCCGGACGCGATGGAACCCCGCCCCGACATCGAGACCCTGCGCGCCGTGGCCCACGAGGCCGCCGACGCCGCGCGCGCGGCCACCCTGCGCCACTTCCGCCGCCCCATGGCCGTGGAGAGCAAGCGCGCGGACTTCGACCCCGTGACGATCGCCGACCGCGAGGCCGAGGCCGCGATGCGCGCGGTGCTGTC encodes the following:
- a CDS encoding NADPH:quinone oxidoreductase family protein — its product is MREYAVVELGRPPVLRESPDPRPGRGEVLLRIEACGLNFADTLMIAGNYQDTPEPPFVPGLEVCGTVEALGEGVDAPAVGTRVACFAGQGGLAERGTFPAAACVAVPEAMPSEIAAGFTVAYSTSHVALEWKARLQPGERLVVLGAAGGVGLTAVELGARMGAEVVAVARGEAKLAVAREAGAHHAIDAEAPDLRERIRALGGADVVYDAVGGEAHRAAFRAMNPGGRLLAIGFASGDVPSVKLNHLLVKNVDVLGLYWGGLLRSHPQVVTRSIKALFAMWEEGALSPHVSHVLPLERADEGLALLRERRSTGKVVITP
- a CDS encoding helix-turn-helix domain-containing protein — its product is MKHPVDIHVGKRIRHRRWMVGMTQQQLAEKVGIKFQQIQKYETGMNRVSSSRLWEIAQTLEVPIGHFFEGIDGERAETPDQDFLSDKEAMELIRAYYAMPENQRRRLYDLARALSESAA